The genomic region TTGCATGGCCCTAGGTTGTGCACTCACTATGAAATTCAAGCATAAGAATATGCCACAAACGATGCAGTTCATTGAACACGTCCCCACGAATGCTGCTTGTTGATGTCTCCTATCCAACAGAATGGACTTAGTGAAATTATTGCAGCAGTAGTGAAATGAAAAGTTTAGCACGAGTTTATTGAACAAAATGTTCGTTTGCAGGATACAGTTTTTGTAATTGTATAAGCGCATCAGCCCCGAAGCTAGCAAGGTTGTtgtggctcgttggtctaggggtatgattctcgctttgggtgcgagaggtcccgggttcaaatcccggacgagcccaCCTTTTCCTGTTAATGCAAAACTTCTTTATAGACGTTATTTATATTGTGGATTAATTTGTGGTTTTGAAATTTGATAACTTAAATAACCATCTGCAATTCTGAAAGTATAATCATTGTGGTCAATCTTAGCCTCCATCATTAGTCCTGACATTATGCTCATGTGCCTTGTATAACAATTCCAGATTTTTGGAGTATTTATTATAGAATTgattttggttaaaaaaataaaaaataaaaaaataaaaaaaacctttatgaCATTTGATAGCTGCTTGTTTAATGAAAGCTAACGAAATGTGGCACAAGTTTCATATTTTATACCCAAGATTTTTCCAGTTCTCAATCATTCATGGGAACATTTTTGAATACTTTTCAAACTTGAGATGTGCCCATATTAAGGAAATACAACTTTTTTCCATTGAAAAATTATTAATGTTTAGCTTAAAGATATATTTTTCCAGATATTTTGAAGGGATTTTTTGTGTTTCGTGTTCCTTATAAAATCATTTTGGAAATTTTcttaaagggtgccaatagCTTTGGAGTGTAGCTCTATGTTAGCTGGGTGTGAGCCCTGAGGTGATGCAATCAGGAGATACAGTCAATAAAATGAACTTTGTTATTAAagggttttatattttttcctagTTGTAAATGAATAGcctgagatttttttccccacaggtTTTATTTCACCAATACTGACGGATCGATTTCgacactttctctctctagtatttacagatttctttcttttaaggGAGGAGTTGATCGTATTTCTAAAAGATCTTTGTGAAAACTCTTCCCCAAGCTAAGCATTACTCCCACATAACTACACGAAGCCTAATCTCACATGTTTTATCACTTGGCCTTGTTTTTCCTCGTTTGCTGAGCATGAAGCATCTTCCGTCACTCTCCACGCTCTGCTTTCTCAGAAAGAAGCTCTCGAATGCTCACTGATGAGCCGGGCAGTGTAAAGTCCAGCCAGAGGCAGATCATTAACCTGCTTAATCTGTCCCGGCTCCCCTCTCTTCTATAAAGCCAGCTACTTGTTGGACGGCATGTAAAATAAAGTATCAGTATCATGGGCCCTGCAGAGCCTGCGCTCTCATCCAGCCTCCACAGGCCGAGGAAGCCCTCCAACGCCGAAGATGAGCCTAAGGTAAAAGCAAAACAACTCACGGTCGTAGCTTATCTGTGAAATCAATCAATAAAGCTTGGCGATGCAGCTTACTGTTTAACTGGAAAACTTTCTGGGGAAGAATAAATGCTTTCAGTTTTGTATAGAATTAACCTACACTAAtatgtgctgtttattttgacAACTTATATTGTCTCTAGCACAGCTGAAGAGACTAAAGAGCACATTGTACAACAGTGGTTCTTTGTTCTCGTGAATTTCAGGTCATGCTGTTGTCTACTGTGGAGTTTTTCCATTCCAAAAAAGTATCatactgtaactatactgtagCTCTCATCTGGATCTGCTTTTCTGACTGCAGTATACTTCAGTTTCCAATAAAAGGGTTTCCAGAGCTCATGCAAAGAAAAATATCactcatttatatttaattaaaaaaaataaaatggttcTTTGTGGTCTTAAATTGTTCAAATCAGGGTTCTTCTTTGCTAAAGAATTGCATAGaacctttaattttttttactaagtGACTCAAATCATATGAAATAACTGAAAAGATATGACGGGGGTCAGGCTGATGAATGCAGATAAaagattgtttatttgtttgtttgtttgtttgtttgttcaaaaTCCAGTCTGATTGACCGAAACAAATGCTTTCAGTTGACAgatcaaatatatataaaatggaaagctatttaatttaattagtaTTTAGAAATTTCTAGTAATTCATTTTGccattcaaaaataaataaataaataaataaataaataaataaataaataaataaataaataaatcttgcaCTCTAATTGCAATTAATGACAAGGCcaaattttttaaagaatggcAAAGAAGTGGCTTATTTTGCGTCCAGCTAATCAAATCTAGTAAACTGTTTCTTGCAACTCAGATCACTGCGGTTAGCAAAGGATGTCCAGAAAATGTGATATGAAACTGGAACGTGACATTTTTCTCAGCTTCACAGTCTAAACTCTGTCAATCATTGAGTAAAGTCTGACTGATGAAAAGCtctgtgtgtgcttgagtgacCTCGTCATTTTTCCAGTTGCCCCTTGAAGATGACCGTGTCCAGGAGCAGGCTGCTGAGGGGGTTGAGGGCATTGAGCAGATCTCTGAAATCCATGCTCAGACACCAGGCTTTGACATGATCTACAGAATTGAGGATGTACCTCCCtggtatttgtgtattttgctTGGACTACAGGTATAGATCATGCCCACACTGTTTACTTGAGCTGCACTTTATTCAAGCACACTCGACATCCTCCAAGACAACTGACATTAAGTTATATAAACATGTATAAAAGCTTACAGCGGGTGTCGGCTGTCACAAAGCCTGATTCAGCGACACTTTCGGAGCTAAATGAGGTTATAATGTCATGACAAATGTGGTAGCTCAGCGTACTTCTGTAATTATAAGTCACATAATGGTCACGTACTGTTGCTAAGTGAGGTTAATCTGTAAATTGAACATTTCCAGTTTAGCTACTTGGCTGTTAACGTCATCATGAAAAGCTGATACTGACAGCAGAGATATAAATACTCTGGCCTTAAGTCAATAaaattttagatttctgttcataagattattattaatactttaCCACAATAATGTAATCTTTCTGTTTAAAAGATTTGTATAAATAGTTTGTATAAAACTCCATGATGCTGTTATGATAGAAGgcatatacaaataaacaaagaaatagaTGGGTGGGTaggtgggtaggtaggtaggtaggtaggtaggtaggtaggtagatagatagatagatagatagatagatagatagatagatagatagatagatagatagatagatagatagatagatagattttgaTTTGATGCTCGACACTTCATTTCAAACTAACAATGTTGGTTGTAATGGCACTATAACCTTATGTCATACAGTGAGGTTTcataacacataacacaactaTGTCAACAATGCTTTGGATAAGAgtagttcctccacaccaaactcactcatccatgtctttctggaccttgctttgtgcactggtgtgcagtcatgatggaacaggaaggggtcatccccacaGTGACGAATGTCTGACCAATGGCATGTCTTCATattaagctgaagcattaagagttcctttcactggaactaaggggccgagcccaacccctgaaaaacaacacctgaattcaatgatttagaggggtgtcccaaaacttttgccaatatagtgtaattgATCAGAAGACTGATCATCTTCATGACAGCTGCTAACTGTGGGAATGACTTTTCttaaatgtttatgtaggtTTGTGACATTTGTCAGGAAGCACTTTTATGCAGTTATAAGACTAGGAACACTAATCTAAGAAAATGACCATTTGTTTTTCCCCATCTACTAATTGCTCCATTGCTTTCTTGCATATTTTCCCTTTATACTGGACATTTCTTAAGCTTCTGACTTTTTATGGTAGATGAGTTACAGTTATAAACATAGGCATGTCAGTAgctatatgtataaaagtttccaagatataatgtatataatggCTTACATgaaaattattaattacatgAAAATATAAACGTATATAATGGCTTACATGAAAATTATGCAATATATATTGCAATAtattaatgatttatatttaggTTTCTTTATGTGTTATTTAACACATTAGTTGAACATGAGCAAACCATAAATGGCCAACCAAAAAAGGCAAATAATTAATGACTGCATTCACTAATATTTATCCcatccaaaatgtcttttatAAATCTATAGTGACTGAATATTAACACCTTAGTAAATATATCTGCAATATATACAGTAACTGGCAGAAAAGAGGAAGTAGTAGCTAAATCTGTAAAGCTCTTGGATGCTGTTGGGAATTTCACCATCAAATGCCAGCAATGTCTTGCTGTCACTGGTGGATCCAGGAGCAAGAGCCTTAAACCTCAAATacctgctcagttgtataatgtCTCATTTAGGCCATTTTGGATAAAATGTGGgacagtggttaaggctctgggttgttaatgGGAGAATTGCTGTTCAGGCCCCAGCACCATCAAGCTTCACTggtgggcaattgagcaaggctcttaaccctctctgctccagggtgcACTGTATcgtagctgcccctgcactcggACCACTCaactgggatatgcgaagaaaagtgttctgtaatgtatgtgtggcgatgaAGTCTTCGTGCTCTCAGTTCttctaaatgtaaaaattcaGAACTATAGATGAGTTAATATTTGGAGTTCAGGAGGTTATTATCATTTTGGAGCATAATGTAATGTACTATTTGTACTATCAGTTATGTGGGCTTAGTTGTAGTCGTGGAGTAAATGCAGGTCAATGCAAAAGCGTGTTACGCTAACGTTTAAACGAACATCAATTAACGTGTGTTAGTTTGTTAAAATGAAACATGGTTTGTTAAAAATTAAACTCGCTGTTTGTTAACATCACTTATCGCTTATTAATGATGAAGTTCATGGTTTGTTAATGTACACTAATGCAGTAAGATTGGTTAAGAAAGTTTTTAATGTAAAACGCAGCCAGAAGTTGTTTCACCTTTGACCTTATTAGGTCCTTAATTCTTCTTAATTCTAATAACGTCTAACCTTAATTCCAAGGTTTCAAAGTGCTGAGGATTCCTGTatatatccctctctctctctctctctctctctctcactctccagcACTACCTCACATGTTTCAGTGGCACCATCGCCGTGCCTTTCCTTCTGGCCGATGCCATGTGTGTAGGCCGGGATCAGTACACTGTAAGCCAGCTAGTCGGGACTATTTTCACCTGCGTGGGCATTACTACTCTTATCCAAACCACTTTTGGTGTCAGGTGAGTCTCTTAGACACGACTTATCataaacaattttatttatttattttagttcatCATATATCTCCATATATGCTACACTCTGTACAGGTTGCCCCTGTTTCAGGCCAGTGCGTTTGCTTTCCTCATACCTGCCCAGGCCATTCTAAGACTGGAGAGGTGGAAATGTCCTCCTGAAGGTATAAACCCTGACTATAACCTGCTGCCACCGTGCACTGCTTCCAGCCGCTGCTGTGTGTATTCAACATGATTAACATGCTCATGATTTTTGGCACTACATGCTGCTGATATTTTGCAGAGGAGATTTATGGAAACTGGACCCTGCCCCTCAATACCGCACATATCTGGCAGCCCCGGATTAGAGAGGTATTAATCACTATGTTCTTAAAGTCCCTGTGGAGAATTCCAACAAATACCAAGCATTTTCCTAGTCCCATTTAATCACCATTGTAAGCCTACTGTCTAGATTTATCCCCTTGTAAAATGGATCATCATCATTTTATGTTATTTCCTTAAGAGCTTAAATGTTTAATTTGgtcataaaataaatttatgacTATTTTTGTGGCCCATTATATCCTTATAAGCAGCGGTTTATGCAACTTTTGGGTCATAAATCTtgaaaaaaatatgaacatCACGATCCAACAATCACAAACAAATGTCTTTTGAAACAAATCTGGTTTCCCCACTGAACAAATTAATTATAcatcaaaaataaacattttcctcTCCACCTTAGCAGCAATAAATTATCAGTCACAAAGAAATGTCTCATAAATTtcaatgaaaatgtaaatttaaacaTGAAAATCTAGTCTTAGTAGGCATGCGGCACTTTTGTGGCTGTTCTAGGATGCATTCCCCCCAAAAAAGTAAAAGATTATATCAATAAATGTTAGTTAATACCTAGCCCAACCTCAGAGAACCCAACCTGCATATCTGATTTGTTTTGTACACAtttctggccacaagcttcagaatcttgaaggtttctattttttctttatttgtctaTGTATGTCGGTTTCATTACTGTGACACAATGAGCTTTTTGGAACAAAACTAGTTAGGAAACATCATGTATAATTTGTGGCATTATATCTTTAAAAGCTACTAAAGATAATGATAAGTAAATAGGGATGGCTCACATCAGCGATGTCAGTCAAACTATTCATCCAGTGCTGTTTTTGTTCGAGGTTTAGAAACAAAAAGATGCTTTTTTGTAAAGATTAGAAGAGTCATGACTCATGAGATTACTTTACTGTGCTTTATTTTAccatgtgtgtactgtatgtattgtACTATGCATTGTTTGTCTCGTctacatgtttcacatttttatctACAAAAGATACGTAATCCTGATCCTGACTCATGATTCATGCATTTGCCAACAATCatgattatgtttttttcctatttgtatgattgaatatgtgaatgtacaccgatcaggcgtaacattatgaccactgagaggtgacgtgaataagactgatgatctcctcattatggcacctgttagtgggtgggatatattaggcagcaagtcattttgtcctcaaagttgatgttagaagcaggaaaaatggacaaggatttgagtgagtttgacgaagggccaaattgtgatggctagaccactggatcagagcatctccaaaactgcagctcttgtggggtgttcccggtctgcagtggtcagtatctatcaaaagtggtccatggaaggaacagtggaagGAACTGGCGAAGGGTCGTGGGTGGCCAAAGCTCATTGacgcacgtggggagagaaggctagcctgtgtgatccgatccaacagacgagctactgttgctcaaattgctgaagaagttaatgctggttctgatagaaaggtgtcagaatacacagtgcaggacaggtcagggctgtgaccaacacaatattagataggaggtcataatgttatgcctgatcagtgtatgtaacAGCACTTGGGTTCCAGTGATTTCCCTGCCTTTAAGAATTTTTGGTCAGAACTCAGAGAGCTTCAAACAATGCAATTCCAGTCATGTAACATTTACAACTCTGGCCTACAGATTCAAGGGGCCATTATTGTGTCTAGTATGGTGGAAGTGGTAATTGGGCTGGTGGGGATTCCTGGACTCCTGCTCAATGCCATCGGGCCTCTGACCGTCACCCCCACCGTGTCCCTGATCGGCTTGTCCGTGTTCCAAACTGCCGGAGACCGTGCAGGCAGCCACTGGGGCCTCTCTCTGCTGTAAACACACTTggattttaactttttttttaatgtcctgtttatattttttctcaGAGCAAAGCTAGGTCTGTTTTGCATGAATGAAAAGAGTCACTGAGCAGTGAATTGATTGAGATGTTATAGAATTCAAGGCTTGGATAAATCTTGCCTTAAGCATTTACACAAGGTTCAGTGAATCTGTTTCTTTCATTCATGTTGAATGTGTCAGGATGTGAGTCATCTTATCACTTGGatatgtgttatgtgtgtgctctgtctcaccagaTGCATCTTCTTCATTGTGCTCTTCGCTCAGTATCTCAGAAATTGGGCCGCCCCCTTTCCCTTTTACTCCAGACAGAAAGGCTGTCACACCTTTCGTTTCCAGATCTTCAAGATGTTTCCGGTATGAAGCAACATTTACCCTTAAACATAGTCATATTGCTTGGAAACCTTTGTGACTGTTCTTGTGTGCTCCTCTGGGCTCTGTCACTCTGACCTAGTAGACCATAAACCTGTCTCACTGGAATGCAGCACAGTGTGTGGAGTTCATCACGCTCCTATCATCTTCCACTTATAGCTGCAATGGCAAAGTTTACTGATACATTGCAGTGAGGTATCGCTCCAACCTCTGATTCAAACTCTCACTATCTCCGCTGTGCTTCATTTTTGGCAGATCATCATGGCTATCATGCTGGTTTGGCTCGTGTGTTATATCCTCACTTTGACAGACGTGTTACCCAATGACCCGGAGAAGTACGGCTACAAGGCTCGAACCGATGCCAGAGGAGAGATCATGTCCCAGGCACCATGGTTTCGCATGCCCTATCCCTGTAAGTATTAAATCAAACTGAGTGTGAAGAAAGCAAGCACCagaaacatacagtataaagtAGCTCTTGCACAACATTTGCCAAAATCAATAACAATAGGAATCTTAAAGTGGTAGTTTGTATTTCTGAACCTCTTGCTTCCTTGAAAGAGAATTGCAGTTGTAATGAAACCACTGACAAGCCTTTCATCATCTGTTGGGTTGCCTTTAAAGGGGAAGGTACTAGATTATAGGCCGGAAAAAATGTTAACAGAAGCCTGAAATGAAGAAACTGTCCGCAACCACTGCATGTCAATGTGGGATGTCTGCACATGTGTATTATAAACTTTACCTTTAAGTAACTAGCTTATCATGAAGTGTGTTTTTACAATGCAtggtcataaacacacacacacacacacacacacacgggctcCAAAAGATTTCAAAGCCATGTTTAGAAGTCCTCACAATGCTCATTCAAATGTGATGATAACTTTGTTACGTATGTTATGTGGCCCAGGTCAGTGGGGTATACCCACAGTGACGGTAGCTGGCGTGCTGGGAATGTTTAGTGCCACTTTAGCTGGCATAGTCGAGTCTATTGGAGACTACTATGCCTGTGCCCGTCTTGCTGGAGCTCCCCCACCTCCTATTCATGCCATCAACAGGTTTATAGATGAGCTACACTGCATAACATTACATCTCTTAATAATTCTTAATCATTTCATAAATGCGAGTTGTACTGTATAATGGTACTGACTTGGATGCTTCTGCTCCCTGTTTCTTTTAGAGGGATCTTCACAGAGGGTGTGTGCTGCATCATAGCAGGCTTGTTGGGAACGGGAAATGGCTCCACTTCCTCCAGTCCTAATATTGGAGTGCTGGGCATTACCAAGGTGGACTTAGCAACTGTATACAGCATTGCATATAGAATGCTCTTCTACCAGATGGCTAAGTCGTGTCATGTTGTTAGAGCTTTACTTTAAAGGGTGCAGcagataacacactgataaatgtATCTCTAAAGCTCTTTCATGtaatgctttttctttttcagtttcttaAGTTTTCAGTGTTATCATCTATGTGCTGGACTTTATCCTCCCAGGTTGCTGATGTGCAGTAAAACTCAGATCAATGGCAAAAGAAATTAACTATGACACacctaaaataaaatagaattgtaATGAACTTGTGTTCCTGCACAGGTGGGCAGTCGGAGAGTGGTGCAGTATGGGGCAATCATAATGTTACTATTAGGAACCATTGGGAAGTTCACAGCCTTGTTTGCCTCGCTGCCGGATCCAGTGCTGGGAGGTTTATTCTGCACCTTGTTTGGTAAGAGGCTTCTGCAGGTTTGTTGCGTCCACAGTGGGGCAGTGTGGAGCCAGAGAGCTTCGTGACTCGATGCCATTACATGGCATGTTGACGTTCTCACTgttctttctcttcctgttaCACACAAGAGCAAACTGTTAGCAGTAAAGACTGTTGAGTAACATTTACAATATCGTTCAGCAACCATATGCACTAAGCAAGAGCTCATGAATTGTACAATACATACTTAAGTCACTACTGTTAACTATGAGTGAATACCGAACAATTTCTCAAAAAATAATGATAGTCATGGCTTTCAGTTAATTATGATCTAAGCCTTAATTACAGAGTCTTGTAGATCTCCTGAAGAACTACAGAACTACTGTTGCAAAGTAGCCTCCACAAATAAGTAAGGTAAAACTATAAATAGTATATTTCACTTCACAGTACTGTTCCAGATCTTCATTATCTCCTTGTGAAGGATGCAGTAACATCGCTATCATTAGCATCAATAAGTCCTAAGATAGGTGAAAATAAGTTATAGAACAGTTTTGAAAAGCGTTAAGCACGACTGTAACAGAAGTAgctttttttacatatattttacaGACCCTTTGTAATTTTATTTGGCTTCCAAACAGGTATGATCACGGCTGTGGGTTTGTCTAATCTGCAGAGTGTGGACC from Hemibagrus wyckioides isolate EC202008001 linkage group LG18, SWU_Hwy_1.0, whole genome shotgun sequence harbors:
- the slc23a1 gene encoding solute carrier family 23 member 1 isoform X2 — its product is MGPAEPALSSSLHRPRKPSNAEDEPKHYLTCFSGTIAVPFLLADAMCVGRDQYTVSQLVGTIFTCVGITTLIQTTFGVRLPLFQASAFAFLIPAQAILRLERWKCPPEEEIYGNWTLPLNTAHIWQPRIREIQGAIIVSSMVEVVIGLVGIPGLLLNAIGPLTVTPTVSLIGLSVFQTAGDRAGSHWGLSLLCIFFIVLFAQYLRNWAAPFPFYSRQKGCHTFRFQIFKMFPIIMAIMLVWLVCYILTLTDVLPNDPEKYGYKARTDARGEIMSQAPWFRMPYPCQWGIPTVTVAGVLGMFSATLAGIVESIGDYYACARLAGAPPPPIHAINRGIFTEGVCCIIAGLLGTGNGSTSSSPNIGVLGITKVGSRRVVQYGAIIMLLLGTIGKFTALFASLPDPVLGGLFCTLFGMITAVGLSNLQSVDLNSSRNLFVLGFSMFSGLMLPNYLDTHPGSIKTGVPELDQILTVLLTTEMFVGGFIAFVLDNTIPGTKKERGLTDWKAEVSTEIGGVNSDTYNFPVGMGMVRRLDCLRYLPICPTFQGFKLRRRKRSLCEELNNKNDESAVRNTPGAANCTKV
- the slc23a1 gene encoding solute carrier family 23 member 1 isoform X1 → MGPAEPALSSSLHRPRKPSNAEDEPKLPLEDDRVQEQAAEGVEGIEQISEIHAQTPGFDMIYRIEDVPPWYLCILLGLQHYLTCFSGTIAVPFLLADAMCVGRDQYTVSQLVGTIFTCVGITTLIQTTFGVRLPLFQASAFAFLIPAQAILRLERWKCPPEEEIYGNWTLPLNTAHIWQPRIREIQGAIIVSSMVEVVIGLVGIPGLLLNAIGPLTVTPTVSLIGLSVFQTAGDRAGSHWGLSLLCIFFIVLFAQYLRNWAAPFPFYSRQKGCHTFRFQIFKMFPIIMAIMLVWLVCYILTLTDVLPNDPEKYGYKARTDARGEIMSQAPWFRMPYPCQWGIPTVTVAGVLGMFSATLAGIVESIGDYYACARLAGAPPPPIHAINRGIFTEGVCCIIAGLLGTGNGSTSSSPNIGVLGITKVGSRRVVQYGAIIMLLLGTIGKFTALFASLPDPVLGGLFCTLFGMITAVGLSNLQSVDLNSSRNLFVLGFSMFSGLMLPNYLDTHPGSIKTGVPELDQILTVLLTTEMFVGGFIAFVLDNTIPGTKKERGLTDWKAEVSTEIGGVNSDTYNFPVGMGMVRRLDCLRYLPICPTFQGFKLRRRKRSLCEELNNKNDESAVRNTPGAANCTKV